A genomic stretch from Planctomycetota bacterium includes:
- the rplS gene encoding 50S ribosomal protein L19 encodes MRKRAIERVEAQHLAKEPPQFRVGDIVDVGIRIREGDKERVQVFTGRVIGRRGRGSTETFTVRRDSVGAERIFPLHSPHLAFVRVTSSHRVRRAKLNYLRQRVGKATRLVEDRRDTEAAGA; translated from the coding sequence TGCCATCGAACGCGTCGAGGCCCAGCACCTCGCCAAAGAGCCTCCCCAGTTCCGCGTCGGCGACATCGTCGACGTCGGCATCCGCATCCGGGAGGGCGACAAGGAGCGCGTCCAGGTCTTCACCGGCCGCGTCATCGGTCGCCGGGGTCGCGGCTCCACGGAGACGTTCACCGTGCGTCGCGATTCCGTCGGCGCCGAGCGTATTTTCCCTCTCCATTCGCCGCACCTCGCCTTCGTCCGCGTCACCAGTTCCCACCGCGTGCGGCGGGCGAAACTTAATTACCTCCGCCAACGCGTCGGCAAGGCCACGCGCCTCGTCGAGGACCGCCGCGACACCGAGGCCGCCGGCGCCTGA